The uncultured Cohaesibacter sp. genomic sequence CCCGATGTTACCTGCATCGCCGTTGCCCCCATCAGCAATGAAGGGCTGGGTGAGGCGATCAATGACAGGCTCAAACGCGCAGCAGCCTGACGCCCTAGCTGGCATAAGCCATAGGGGCCGGTCCACAGCTTCCGCCATCTCGCCAAGTCAAGCTTTCAGCCACCATCCGGGGCTGTCATTAAACTGCCATGCCATCGTCACGATGCTGAAACACATCTGCACGACTCTTACGGTCTCTTTTCTGCTTTTTTCAAAATCAATTGCTAGAGATCGACAATGTCCAACAAAGACGTTCATGCGCGCACGAGCATGTCACGACGCTCCCTGCTGCTCGGCGGGGTCGCCGTCGCCACGAGTGCAGCCTTCTCCTCCATGCTAACCTTCCGCGCCAACGCAACCCCGATGGCTGGCGAATTGCAGCTGGTTCCGGCTACGCCGAACCCGAACGGCATCATCGACAAGCTCTTCCTGCTCAAGGGCGACCCGCTCGGCGGTCCGATCACGACCATCGTCGCCGAAGATGGCAGCCCCGTTCCGGTCCCTGTTCTGGAAGAAGGCGAACGGCGTGTGCTGCGCGTTCTGCATTTCAACGACATGCATAACCATATCACCGATCTGCACGGCAAGAAGGGCAACACCCATCGCCTTGCGCAGATGGTCAAGCTGGTCAAGGATGCGCGGGCCAATGCCGCCGAGAATGAAGCCGTGTTGTTCGTTTCTGCGGGCGATGATCATACCGGCTCTATCTTTGACGAACTCATGGGTTGGACCCCGGAAGAATTTGTTGCCGATGCCAGCTACCGCGCCTATAGCGCCGCCGGTGTCGAGATTGCAGCTTTGGGCAATCATGAATTTGACCGTGGCGCCGAATTGCTCAAGAAGGGCAAGGATACAGATGCAACCTTCCCGCTGCTTTCAGCCAACGTGCATTCTTCAGGCTATATGAAGCGCGATGAAGATTACACAGCCGCTGCGGTCGCAGACATCAATGGTCTGCGCGTCGGGCTGATTGGCCTCACGACCAATATCGACACGCGCGTCGGTCAGCCAAATGACCCGACCCTTGCAGTGGACCGCCCGGTGACGGCGCTTTCCAATCTACTGCCTGCCGTTTCGGAAATCTCCGACGTTGTCGTTATTCTGTCGCACTGCGGTTATGGCATCGGCCAGCATAAGTCCGGCAAGGCAGCCACGGCCCGCGACATTGGCGACGGCGACTTTGCGATTGCGAAGATTGCCAGTGAGCTGAGCGAAAAGCCGATCGTTATTGTGGGAGGCCATACGCACACCAAACTGAACGAAACTGGCATTGATGAGAATAACCTCAAGGATGGCGTGCTCATCACGCAGGCGCTGGCACATGGCAAGTTCCTTGGAGACATCGCCATTTCCATCGCCGCGCATCAGGGCCGCAAGGATTGGTACAACTCGGTCTTGCTGCACCCGATCAAGGCCAGCGACAAGCGCGTTGCCAGCGATGATCCGAAATACTCTTCCCTGCAACAGCAAGGTGACTGGGACACGGAATTCGAGGAAACGGTGGTCGGCCCTCTGCTCAAGCAGCTCGACAGCAAGCTGGCCGAAACCATTGGCACCGTGAAAGCAGACACCCTCGGGCGTGAGGCCACCATCGCCAGCCGTTATATCGGCGAGAGCGCCCTTGGCAACTTCATGAATGACGCCGTGGTCGCCCGCTCGGAAACCTTCCCCGGCGGCAAGGTCGATTTTGCCCTCTTCAACGCAACGGGCCTCTCAGCCGGCGTTGAAAAAGGGCCTCTGACTTTCAAGGCCTGGTATGATGTGATGCCTTATGCGGACGCCATCCATGTCGCCACAGTGACCGGAGCCCAGCTGCGGGCCATCCTCAACAACAATGCAGTGCGTCTGTTGCGTCCGGAAGAGGTTGACGGCGTTGATCTCAATGGCTTCGTCTCGCGCGGGTTCCTGCATTTCTCCTCAGGCATTCGCTATGAGATCGCCTTGGGTGCAGATGCCAAATCTGTAAAGGCTGTCAACATCACGCTCAATGGCCAGCCGATTGAAGAGGTTCTGGACAAGACCTTCACCCTTGCGATCAACAGCTACATCGCCTTTGGCGCTTATGGTGAGGCATGGAACGGCACGCCGATCTCCGGTGGCGTGGCGGGGAATATCCC encodes the following:
- a CDS encoding 5'-nucleotidase C-terminal domain-containing protein, with translation MSNKDVHARTSMSRRSLLLGGVAVATSAAFSSMLTFRANATPMAGELQLVPATPNPNGIIDKLFLLKGDPLGGPITTIVAEDGSPVPVPVLEEGERRVLRVLHFNDMHNHITDLHGKKGNTHRLAQMVKLVKDARANAAENEAVLFVSAGDDHTGSIFDELMGWTPEEFVADASYRAYSAAGVEIAALGNHEFDRGAELLKKGKDTDATFPLLSANVHSSGYMKRDEDYTAAAVADINGLRVGLIGLTTNIDTRVGQPNDPTLAVDRPVTALSNLLPAVSEISDVVVILSHCGYGIGQHKSGKAATARDIGDGDFAIAKIASELSEKPIVIVGGHTHTKLNETGIDENNLKDGVLITQALAHGKFLGDIAISIAAHQGRKDWYNSVLLHPIKASDKRVASDDPKYSSLQQQGDWDTEFEETVVGPLLKQLDSKLAETIGTVKADTLGREATIASRYIGESALGNFMNDAVVARSETFPGGKVDFALFNATGLSAGVEKGPLTFKAWYDVMPYADAIHVATVTGAQLRAILNNNAVRLLRPEEVDGVDLNGFVSRGFLHFSSGIRYEIALGADAKSVKAVNITLNGQPIEEVLDKTFTLAINSYIAFGAYGEAWNGTPISGGVAGNIPSFDLRKLDYNHTGLVYRNEVIAFIRDLKVITKDDGAKLDGRLTVRA